From a single Synechococcus sp. WH 8016 genomic region:
- the thiS gene encoding sulfur carrier protein ThiS translates to MQFTVNGERHSLDPSAARLDQVIQQLGHHPRLVVVEYNGLILTPERWAAQQVQDGDNLEIVTIVGGGS, encoded by the coding sequence ATGCAATTCACGGTGAACGGCGAACGGCACAGCCTGGATCCATCCGCCGCAAGGCTGGATCAAGTGATCCAGCAGCTGGGCCATCACCCGCGGCTGGTTGTTGTGGAATACAACGGCTTGATCCTGACGCCGGAACGCTGGGCAGCTCAGCAGGTCCAAGACGGTGACAACCTCGAGATCGTCACCATCGTCGGCGGTGGTTCCTAG
- a CDS encoding bifunctional riboflavin kinase/FAD synthetase: MIPLCSPQQAKTPTTLALGSFDGLHAGHRRVIASVTETDHLEAIPTVVSFWPHPREVLHGEPRLRLDLPEEKLELLEPLGIQQLVLVPFNRQLAQLSADDFVEQVLLGCLKARQIAVGANFRFGRGREGDTNTLRALAEAAGVQVSVLPILEDAGGRMSSSRIRAALSNGDLQSASELLGRPYRFRGTVVRGRGLGRDLGWPTANLQVDGRKFLPGLGVYAARAWTQRDGEGRDSERKGEALPAVMNLGPQPTVDPNSPSAVEVHLLDRRIELVGQELVVEPVERLRGQQRFSGLEELSAQIGQDAEAARQRLQAPAG, from the coding sequence TTGATTCCTCTCTGCTCCCCACAGCAGGCCAAAACCCCCACCACCCTGGCGTTGGGCAGCTTCGATGGCCTGCATGCGGGCCATCGGCGGGTGATCGCGTCTGTGACCGAAACGGATCACCTTGAGGCCATTCCCACGGTGGTGAGCTTCTGGCCCCATCCACGCGAAGTGCTGCACGGTGAACCCCGCCTGCGCCTCGATCTCCCAGAGGAAAAGCTCGAGCTCCTCGAGCCCCTCGGCATCCAGCAGCTGGTTTTGGTGCCCTTCAATCGCCAACTGGCCCAGCTCAGCGCCGATGACTTTGTCGAGCAGGTGCTGCTCGGTTGCCTCAAGGCGCGCCAAATTGCCGTGGGGGCCAACTTCCGATTCGGTCGGGGCCGTGAGGGCGACACCAACACCTTGCGGGCCCTAGCGGAAGCCGCTGGGGTGCAGGTATCGGTGTTGCCGATTCTGGAGGATGCCGGCGGACGGATGAGCAGCAGCCGCATTCGCGCAGCGCTCTCGAATGGCGACCTCCAAAGCGCCAGCGAACTGCTCGGCCGTCCTTACCGCTTCCGGGGAACGGTGGTTCGCGGTCGCGGCTTGGGTCGCGATTTGGGCTGGCCCACCGCCAATCTGCAAGTGGATGGGCGCAAATTTTTGCCAGGGCTTGGCGTCTATGCCGCCCGCGCCTGGACACAGCGTGATGGCGAAGGGAGAGATAGCGAAAGAAAGGGCGAAGCCTTACCGGCTGTGATGAATCTCGGCCCCCAGCCCACGGTGGACCCCAACTCGCCTTCCGCCGTTGAGGTGCACCTACTCGATAGGCGTATCGAACTGGTGGGCCAGGAGCTGGTCGTGGAGCCGGTGGAACGGCTGCGCGGACAACAACGCTTTTCAGGCCTCGAGGAGCTCAGCGCTCAAATCGGTCAGGACGCCGAAGCAGCCCGTCAACGGCTTCAGGCCCCGGCGGGGTAA
- a CDS encoding DUF3611 family protein: MADRLDLQLLALGLRRSAWIRFWTQTGLGIVILGVLTFNNIGGSLSRNADRALGLGPGLSLTTLSFLVLLFSLWQGWLVVRLGRALDSGARPSRGEASRTIKRSLLADLLGLVLAAVGYQSLAGALFVQASQQTPGIAIGARGASENMAITSLEMLSVLSNTQVLFAHVIGLIFSLWMLQRIYRTS; the protein is encoded by the coding sequence ATGGCCGATCGGCTCGATCTCCAACTGCTTGCCCTTGGCTTGCGCCGTTCCGCCTGGATTCGCTTTTGGACCCAAACCGGGCTTGGGATTGTGATTTTGGGGGTGTTGACGTTCAACAACATCGGCGGAAGTTTGAGCAGAAACGCCGATAGAGCCTTGGGATTGGGTCCGGGGCTGTCGCTCACCACGCTGTCGTTTTTGGTGTTGCTGTTCAGCCTTTGGCAGGGCTGGTTGGTGGTGCGGCTCGGTCGCGCTCTTGATAGTGGTGCGCGACCAAGTCGGGGGGAGGCGAGCCGCACGATCAAGCGCAGTTTGTTGGCGGATCTGTTGGGCTTGGTGCTCGCTGCTGTTGGGTACCAATCCCTCGCCGGGGCCTTGTTTGTGCAGGCGTCGCAGCAGACGCCAGGCATTGCCATTGGTGCCAGAGGGGCGAGTGAAAACATGGCGATCACCTCCCTGGAAATGCTCTCGGTGCTGAGCAACACCCAGGTGCTGTTTGCCCACGTGATCGGCTTGATTTTTTCGCTGTGGATGCTGCAGAGGATCTACCGAACGAGCTGA
- a CDS encoding TIGR03792 family protein → MPSLLQRFQPLMIRVTTLICVVLVLVGQTADVRFAAFADPEGGYDVAVIEHLRISVPSHGRKAWLEAERGSWEPWLAQQTGFLGRDLLWDPETEEGTLLIRWSSRQAWKAIPSGQVEEVQARFEQLARDAMALPQAMDNPFPLVFEGELLPP, encoded by the coding sequence ATGCCAAGCCTTCTGCAGCGATTCCAGCCGCTAATGATTAGGGTCACCACCCTGATATGCGTTGTTTTGGTGCTGGTGGGTCAAACGGCGGATGTGCGGTTTGCTGCGTTTGCGGATCCAGAGGGTGGTTACGACGTTGCGGTGATTGAGCATCTGCGCATCTCTGTTCCCTCCCATGGGCGCAAGGCGTGGCTGGAGGCGGAGCGTGGCAGCTGGGAGCCTTGGTTGGCGCAACAGACGGGATTTCTCGGTCGCGATTTGCTTTGGGACCCTGAAACCGAAGAGGGCACGCTTTTGATTCGCTGGTCGAGTCGGCAGGCTTGGAAGGCCATCCCCAGCGGCCAGGTGGAAGAGGTTCAGGCTCGTTTTGAGCAGCTCGCGCGCGACGCCATGGCGCTGCCTCAGGCGATGGATAATCCCTTCCCTCTGGTCTTTGAAGGAGAGCTGTTGCCCCCATGA
- the ispF gene encoding 2-C-methyl-D-erythritol 2,4-cyclodiphosphate synthase: MVSSVPTIRIGNGYDIHRLVPGRPLILGGQQLEHPAGLGLDGHSDADVLVHAIMDALLGALSLGDIGKYFPPSDPQWKGADSLVLLEQVVALVKARGWSVVNVDAVLIAERPKLKPHIEAMRSAIALRIGIAPDQVGVKATTNEQLGPEGREEGISCQAVALLQAL; encoded by the coding sequence ATGGTCTCTTCGGTTCCTACCATTCGAATTGGTAACGGCTACGACATCCACCGTTTGGTGCCGGGTCGACCCCTGATTCTTGGCGGTCAGCAGCTGGAGCATCCAGCAGGGCTAGGCCTCGATGGTCACAGCGATGCAGATGTGTTGGTGCACGCGATCATGGACGCCCTGTTGGGGGCGTTGTCTTTGGGTGACATTGGCAAATATTTCCCTCCCAGTGATCCCCAATGGAAAGGAGCCGACAGCCTCGTGCTCTTGGAGCAGGTTGTGGCTTTGGTGAAGGCACGCGGCTGGAGTGTGGTCAATGTGGACGCGGTGTTGATCGCCGAGCGGCCCAAGCTCAAGCCCCATATTGAGGCGATGCGATCGGCGATTGCCCTCAGGATTGGGATTGCTCCAGACCAGGTGGGTGTGAAAGCCACTACAAACGAACAGTTGGGCCCTGAAGGCCGGGAAGAGGGAATCTCATGTCAGGCCGTGGCCCTTTTGCAGGCGCTTTGA
- a CDS encoding DUF1517 domain-containing protein encodes MASSKLRPQVGQIRRWLSGLLVPVLVVGLLVLHPQPSEAARGGRIGGGSFRAPSMPRSGGYSRSYGGGGYGRGYGGGMGFPFIIPIFGFGGGSLFGLLILMALAGVVVNAVRNGGGGGGPAIGGGYRAPRELSTGPVSMLQMQIGLLASAKALQTDLRQLAASADTSTSSGLQRVLQETTLALLRQPELWVYANVESGSVPFNASESTFNRLSMTERSKLRAEITTNVGGVRNGNAAELSSSGDADATNEFIVVTVLVASRQSVKLKQANSGEDLRETLRILGSTSSSDLMALEVIWQPDGSGDVLSADELVMAYPNLQHL; translated from the coding sequence TTGGCCTCCTCCAAACTCCGCCCCCAGGTTGGTCAAATCAGACGCTGGCTCTCGGGATTGCTGGTGCCAGTCCTGGTTGTTGGCCTATTGGTCCTCCATCCCCAACCCAGCGAGGCCGCCCGTGGTGGTCGGATCGGGGGTGGCAGCTTCCGTGCCCCGTCCATGCCCAGAAGCGGGGGATACAGCCGTAGCTACGGAGGCGGTGGATATGGCCGCGGCTATGGGGGTGGGATGGGCTTTCCGTTCATCATCCCAATCTTTGGATTTGGCGGAGGCAGCCTCTTTGGCTTGTTAATTCTCATGGCACTCGCGGGTGTGGTGGTAAATGCGGTGCGCAATGGCGGCGGTGGCGGCGGCCCTGCGATCGGTGGGGGTTATCGAGCCCCCCGGGAGCTATCCACGGGACCCGTATCGATGCTGCAAATGCAGATTGGACTGCTCGCCAGCGCCAAAGCGCTGCAAACCGACCTGCGTCAGCTCGCCGCATCCGCGGACACCAGCACCTCCTCTGGTCTGCAACGGGTGCTGCAGGAAACAACCCTCGCCCTCCTGCGCCAGCCCGAGCTCTGGGTGTACGCCAACGTGGAATCAGGCAGCGTTCCCTTCAACGCTTCAGAGTCGACATTCAACCGTTTGTCGATGACCGAACGCAGCAAGTTGCGCGCTGAAATCACCACCAATGTGGGCGGGGTGCGCAATGGCAATGCCGCGGAATTGAGCAGCAGCGGTGATGCCGATGCCACCAACGAATTCATCGTGGTGACGGTGCTCGTAGCAAGCCGCCAAAGCGTGAAGCTCAAGCAAGCCAACAGCGGTGAAGACCTGCGCGAAACGCTGCGCATCCTTGGCTCCACATCCTCCTCAGACCTGATGGCTCTTGAGGTGATTTGGCAACCGGATGGAAGCGGCGACGTTCTCAGCGCCGATGAGCTGGTGATGGCCTATCCAAACCTTCAGCACCTCTGA
- a CDS encoding AarF/ABC1/UbiB kinase family protein, whose product MSVLSVFDGSSRALEIVRIVSRHEWSFLSQLLNRGDASETRLPLPSVLCNILTELGPVYVKLGQLLSTRPDLLGDDYIAALSQLQADVPAVPWEQLKPQLEQELGCSVDEAFSTFDEMPIAAGSVGQVYRATLPELGAVAVKALRPGIAAQVEEDGRLLRKIAALAAATSLGSLYDFVGLADQVLEALVRELDFRIEASNTLRLQRSLEESNFVPNGQIRLPQVVKSLSGRSVLVLEWIEGASILSPAGREALEAGPGLVATTTALLGAFVQQYFVDGFFHADPHPGNLKVLADGKVILLDAGMVGQFDPRTRSNLLDLVLALINQDGARATDVLEQIAPPARGGKVDRQHLQRQLDQLIALSFSKPLEELNFALFLASLLQLANRSGLRVPGTLGLFVKSVTNLEGVGNSLNPAFSFTGEMQPLVAQLLARAVMLPQERLMQFGLDLRNLTIDSPRQLSQLLRRFSSDELVFAIQLEGLDAMRASLDRMSQRVSLAILVASLLLSATVMATLAQQPLLRDVSEGLFVGATLFGLWLIVSLLRSSRR is encoded by the coding sequence ATGTCAGTCCTCAGTGTGTTCGACGGTTCCTCACGAGCCTTGGAGATCGTTCGGATCGTCTCCCGCCATGAGTGGTCGTTTCTCTCTCAGCTCCTCAACCGAGGCGATGCCTCTGAAACGCGGCTGCCCCTGCCCTCGGTGCTGTGCAACATTCTTACGGAATTGGGCCCCGTTTACGTGAAGCTGGGCCAGCTATTGAGCACTCGCCCCGATCTCCTGGGGGACGACTACATTGCGGCGTTGAGCCAATTGCAGGCGGATGTTCCGGCTGTGCCCTGGGAGCAATTGAAACCCCAATTGGAGCAAGAGCTGGGCTGCTCTGTTGACGAGGCCTTCTCAACCTTCGATGAAATGCCGATTGCGGCTGGAAGTGTGGGGCAGGTGTACAGGGCGACCTTGCCGGAGCTGGGTGCCGTGGCGGTGAAGGCCTTGCGGCCCGGGATTGCGGCCCAGGTGGAAGAAGACGGTCGCTTGCTGCGCAAGATTGCCGCCCTTGCTGCAGCCACGTCTCTCGGCAGTTTGTACGACTTTGTCGGGCTTGCCGACCAGGTGCTGGAGGCCTTGGTGCGCGAGCTCGATTTCAGAATTGAGGCCTCCAACACCTTGCGGTTGCAGCGCAGTTTGGAGGAATCAAACTTTGTTCCAAACGGACAGATTCGCCTTCCTCAGGTGGTGAAGTCCTTGTCGGGCCGCAGCGTTTTGGTGCTCGAGTGGATCGAGGGCGCATCGATCCTCAGCCCTGCAGGCCGGGAGGCCCTCGAGGCTGGGCCTGGCTTGGTGGCCACCACCACGGCCCTGCTTGGGGCTTTTGTGCAGCAATACTTCGTGGATGGGTTCTTTCATGCCGATCCCCATCCCGGCAACCTCAAAGTGCTCGCCGATGGCAAGGTGATCCTGCTGGATGCGGGCATGGTGGGTCAATTTGATCCGCGCACGCGCAGCAACCTGCTGGATCTTGTCTTGGCGCTGATCAACCAGGACGGTGCCCGTGCAACTGATGTGTTGGAGCAAATTGCGCCACCGGCACGGGGGGGAAAAGTGGATCGTCAGCATTTGCAGCGCCAGCTGGATCAGCTGATTGCCCTCAGTTTTTCCAAGCCTTTGGAGGAATTGAATTTCGCCCTGTTCCTCGCTTCCTTGCTGCAGCTGGCGAATCGCTCTGGGTTAAGGGTGCCGGGAACCCTGGGCCTGTTTGTGAAGTCCGTCACCAATTTGGAAGGGGTGGGCAATTCTTTGAACCCGGCGTTCAGTTTCACCGGGGAGATGCAGCCGTTGGTGGCCCAGCTCCTGGCCCGTGCCGTGATGCTGCCTCAAGAACGGCTGATGCAGTTTGGCCTTGATTTACGCAATCTCACGATTGATTCTCCGCGGCAGTTGAGTCAGCTGTTGCGGCGCTTTAGCAGTGATGAATTGGTGTTTGCCATTCAGCTGGAGGGGCTTGACGCCATGCGCGCCAGCTTGGACCGGATGTCGCAACGGGTGTCGTTGGCGATTCTTGTGGCATCGCTGTTGCTGAGTGCCACGGTGATGGCCACCTTGGCCCAACAACCTCTGCTGAGGGATGTCAGCGAGGGGTTATTTGTTGGGGCCACTTTGTTTGGCCTCTGGTTGATCGTGTCGTTGCTGCGCTCGAGTCGTCGATGA
- a CDS encoding FAD-dependent oxidoreductase, translating to MPSNTPSHVVVIGAGWAGWGAAKSLCQAGVRVTLIDGVKDPTGSTPLTTPSGKPFEAGTRGFWKDYPNINALTEELQLGEIFTEFTTSAFWSPDGLEASAPVFGDGPQLPSPLGQAFATFNNFKRLPVADRLSIAGLLVAMLDLNRNNAVYQQYDGIDALTLFKQLRISDRMINEFLRPILLVGLFKPPEELSAAVTMELLYYYALAHQDSFDVRWIKRKSIAEQLLAPLSQRLRHQHHLEVLGGTLASRLNVSPNGTSVTSVETLSVSTGRSAVIKAVDAVVLAVGAKGMGALMANSPECAALSPELVQAGHLNAIDVVSVRLWLDRKVPVADPANVLSRFPALQGSGATFFMLDQLQADSQQELWGADPVQGSVVASDFYNASVIAAQSDQEIVDSLMQELLPMVQPAFRTAQVVDQEVRRYPGSVSLFSPGSFQQRPPLETSVASIVCAGDWVRMGDREFGAKGLCQERAYVCGLEAGNSLLRREIISGTTPSQALPHPVIPIRADEPQVVLGRTINKRVMDQLELFGLKYPWLMGLS from the coding sequence ATGCCAAGCAACACCCCGTCCCATGTGGTTGTGATCGGAGCGGGATGGGCTGGCTGGGGCGCCGCCAAATCCCTCTGCCAGGCCGGGGTGCGCGTGACCTTGATCGACGGGGTAAAGGATCCAACCGGCAGCACGCCGCTCACCACCCCAAGCGGCAAACCCTTCGAGGCCGGGACGCGGGGATTTTGGAAGGACTATCCCAACATCAACGCCCTCACGGAAGAGCTCCAGCTCGGCGAGATTTTCACCGAGTTCACCACCAGCGCCTTCTGGTCTCCCGATGGCTTAGAAGCCTCAGCGCCGGTGTTTGGTGATGGCCCTCAGCTACCCAGCCCTCTGGGCCAGGCCTTCGCCACCTTCAACAACTTCAAGCGGTTGCCGGTCGCCGATCGACTCAGCATCGCCGGGCTGCTGGTCGCCATGCTCGATTTAAACCGCAACAACGCGGTGTACCAGCAGTACGACGGCATCGACGCCCTCACGCTGTTCAAGCAGTTACGGATCAGCGATCGGATGATCAATGAGTTCCTGCGGCCAATCCTGCTGGTGGGGCTGTTCAAGCCACCGGAAGAGCTCTCAGCGGCGGTGACGATGGAGTTGCTGTACTACTACGCCTTGGCCCATCAGGATTCTTTTGATGTGCGCTGGATCAAACGCAAGAGCATCGCAGAGCAACTGTTGGCTCCACTCAGTCAGCGCTTGCGCCACCAACATCATCTGGAAGTCCTCGGAGGAACGTTGGCATCACGCCTGAACGTCTCCCCCAATGGCACATCGGTGACCTCGGTGGAGACCCTCTCGGTCAGCACGGGCCGCAGCGCTGTGATCAAGGCTGTGGATGCCGTGGTGCTGGCGGTGGGCGCCAAGGGGATGGGGGCGCTGATGGCCAACTCACCGGAGTGCGCGGCTCTGTCCCCGGAGCTGGTGCAAGCCGGCCATCTCAACGCCATTGATGTGGTGTCCGTGCGCTTGTGGCTTGATCGCAAAGTGCCGGTTGCCGATCCCGCCAATGTGTTGTCGCGTTTTCCGGCCCTTCAAGGATCCGGCGCCACCTTCTTCATGCTGGATCAGCTGCAAGCGGACAGTCAGCAGGAGCTCTGGGGTGCTGATCCCGTGCAAGGGTCTGTGGTTGCAAGCGATTTTTATAACGCCTCGGTGATTGCCGCACAAAGTGATCAGGAGATTGTCGATTCCCTGATGCAGGAGTTGTTGCCGATGGTGCAGCCGGCCTTCCGCACAGCCCAGGTGGTGGATCAGGAGGTGCGGCGTTATCCGGGGTCGGTGTCGCTATTTTCCCCGGGAAGTTTCCAGCAGCGTCCACCCCTGGAAACCTCCGTTGCCTCGATCGTCTGCGCGGGCGACTGGGTGCGAATGGGAGATCGGGAATTCGGCGCCAAAGGGCTCTGCCAGGAGCGTGCCTATGTCTGTGGTTTAGAAGCCGGAAATTCACTGCTTAGACGCGAGATCATCTCCGGAACAACGCCATCTCAGGCCCTTCCACACCCTGTGATCCCGATTCGCGCCGACGAGCCGCAGGTTGTGCTCGGGCGCACCATCAACAAACGCGTGATGGATCAACTGGAACTCTTTGGACTCAAATACCCCTGGCTGATGGGCTTGTCCTGA
- the larB gene encoding nickel pincer cofactor biosynthesis protein LarB: MSRADVRLDWQRSDRLGISEAIWGLHKTVDQIVAILEAFAARDQPALVTRVDEAKAQAVLKRCNTTLVRFEARARCLTSGMPPALRPELGTVTVLSGGTSDLPVAAEAQLALQWHGIQAELLLDVGVAGLHRLLDQLPKLQQSSVLIACAGMEGALPTVLAGLLPQPVIGVPVSVGYGVSAGGRAALDGMLASCAPGLAVVNIDNGYGAAMAALRILQRRA; this comes from the coding sequence ATGAGCAGAGCTGACGTCCGTCTCGACTGGCAGCGGAGCGATCGACTCGGCATCAGCGAAGCGATCTGGGGTCTGCATAAAACGGTGGACCAGATCGTGGCCATTCTTGAAGCCTTTGCGGCCAGGGATCAGCCAGCACTTGTGACTCGAGTGGATGAGGCCAAGGCCCAGGCGGTCCTCAAGCGCTGCAACACAACGCTTGTCCGTTTTGAGGCGCGGGCCCGATGCTTAACGTCGGGAATGCCGCCGGCGTTGCGACCGGAGCTTGGGACCGTGACGGTTCTCAGTGGCGGCACCAGCGATCTCCCGGTCGCTGCAGAAGCGCAGCTGGCCTTGCAGTGGCATGGCATTCAGGCAGAGCTGTTGCTGGATGTGGGGGTTGCCGGGTTGCATCGGCTCTTGGATCAACTCCCGAAACTTCAGCAGTCGTCGGTTTTGATTGCTTGCGCTGGTATGGAAGGAGCCCTACCCACCGTGCTTGCGGGCCTGTTGCCCCAACCGGTGATCGGTGTTCCCGTGTCGGTGGGCTATGGCGTGAGTGCGGGGGGCCGGGCCGCTCTCGATGGAATGCTTGCGAGCTGTGCTCCAGGCCTTGCGGTGGTCAATATCGACAATGGTTACGGCGCCGCCATGGCGGCGTTGCGAATTTTGCAACGACGCGCCTGA
- a CDS encoding thiamine phosphate synthase: MEPMVVEADANLRVARLIDANLDRAREGLRVIEDWCRFGLDRDDLVVPLKDWRQRLGQQHRDRYRRARSSATDVAAGLGHPAQASRCSAPAIVKANASRVQEALRVLEEFARNLDPDLASTAAEIRYGLYDLEVSILEACGRQHRQERLEAAKLCLITDPDRDNDLERLLQGVEAALLAGVSLVQYRRKQGHDQQRLREAQALKALCRRFDALFIINDRIDLALLVDADGVHLGQDDLPLSEARQLVGPERLLGRSTHRLEHLLEAQQEGADYLGVGPVFATQTKRDRSPAGLSWVTEASRHASVPWFAIGGIDAETIGSVRAAGAERVAVVSAIMGSNDPEAASRTLLQTLT, from the coding sequence ATGGAGCCGATGGTTGTCGAAGCAGACGCCAACCTGCGAGTGGCGCGGCTGATCGATGCCAACCTCGATCGCGCACGGGAAGGGCTGCGTGTCATTGAAGACTGGTGCCGCTTTGGACTCGATCGGGACGATCTCGTCGTGCCGCTCAAAGACTGGAGGCAGCGCCTCGGGCAACAGCATCGCGATCGTTACCGCCGGGCCCGCTCCAGCGCCACAGACGTTGCCGCCGGCCTAGGCCATCCCGCTCAAGCGAGTCGTTGCTCTGCCCCAGCGATTGTCAAAGCCAATGCCAGCCGGGTGCAGGAAGCCCTGCGCGTGTTGGAGGAATTTGCTCGCAATCTCGATCCAGACCTGGCCAGCACCGCCGCCGAGATCCGCTACGGGCTCTATGACCTCGAAGTGAGCATTCTCGAAGCCTGCGGACGTCAGCACAGGCAGGAACGCCTCGAGGCCGCCAAGCTTTGCCTGATTACGGATCCCGATCGAGACAACGATCTGGAGCGGTTGCTGCAGGGAGTTGAAGCCGCTCTGCTGGCCGGCGTCAGCCTGGTTCAGTACCGCCGCAAACAGGGCCATGACCAACAACGCCTGCGGGAAGCGCAAGCCCTCAAAGCCCTTTGCAGGCGCTTTGATGCCCTATTCATCATCAATGACCGCATCGATCTTGCGCTGTTGGTGGATGCCGATGGCGTCCATCTCGGCCAGGACGACCTCCCCCTCTCAGAAGCGAGACAGCTGGTCGGCCCAGAGCGCTTGCTGGGACGCAGCACCCACCGCCTCGAGCACCTGCTTGAGGCCCAGCAAGAGGGCGCTGATTATCTCGGCGTTGGCCCCGTGTTTGCCACCCAGACCAAACGCGATCGCAGCCCAGCCGGCCTGAGCTGGGTGACGGAAGCCAGTCGTCACGCGAGCGTGCCCTGGTTTGCCATCGGTGGCATCGATGCTGAAACGATCGGCTCGGTTCGCGCTGCTGGCGCTGAGCGCGTCGCCGTTGTGAGCGCGATCATGGGATCCAATGATCCGGAAGCAGCCAGCCGGACCCTGCTCCAAACCCTCACGTAA
- the surE gene encoding 5'/3'-nucleotidase SurE, producing the protein MAPLRILISNDDGVFADGIRTLAAAAATAGHEITVVCPDQERSATGHGLTLQTPIRAERADELFEPGIKAWACSGTPADCMKLALFELLPEKPDLVLSGINHGPNLGTDVFCSGTVAAAMEGTLEGLPAMAVSSACFQWREFQAAANLAIEVAEAALADRWPENLLLNLNVPPCKPEAMGKLSWTRLSIRRYDEQFSPRVDPRGRTYYWLAGEAVEDFESGGDGPRDWPTDVAQIQANAPSLTPIQPELFWRGGLSSLPQLHLNQ; encoded by the coding sequence ATGGCTCCCCTGCGGATACTGATCAGCAACGACGACGGCGTATTTGCCGACGGCATCCGCACCCTGGCGGCAGCGGCCGCAACGGCCGGACATGAGATCACCGTGGTCTGTCCCGACCAGGAGCGATCCGCCACCGGCCACGGCCTCACCCTTCAAACCCCCATCCGTGCCGAACGCGCCGATGAACTGTTTGAACCTGGAATCAAAGCCTGGGCCTGCAGTGGCACCCCAGCCGATTGCATGAAATTGGCCCTGTTTGAGCTGCTGCCTGAAAAGCCCGATCTGGTGCTTTCGGGGATCAACCACGGCCCCAACCTCGGCACCGATGTGTTTTGCTCCGGAACCGTGGCAGCCGCCATGGAGGGCACGCTGGAGGGCCTGCCGGCGATGGCCGTGAGCAGCGCCTGTTTTCAGTGGAGAGAATTCCAAGCCGCCGCCAACTTGGCCATCGAGGTGGCGGAAGCAGCCTTGGCCGATCGCTGGCCGGAGAATCTCTTGCTCAATCTCAACGTCCCCCCCTGCAAGCCGGAGGCCATGGGGAAACTGAGCTGGACCCGCCTGTCGATCCGCCGCTACGACGAACAGTTCAGCCCACGGGTCGACCCCCGCGGACGCACCTACTACTGGTTGGCCGGTGAAGCGGTCGAAGATTTCGAGTCGGGCGGTGATGGCCCCCGCGACTGGCCCACGGATGTGGCCCAAATTCAAGCCAATGCCCCATCACTCACCCCCATCCAACCGGAGCTTTTCTGGCGAGGAGGTCTCTCCTCCCTACCCCAACTGCACCTCAATCAGTAA
- the pheS gene encoding phenylalanine--tRNA ligase subunit alpha, with amino-acid sequence MSATISLQQLTDQLDALEAAAAVEIQAAADAAALEQLRVGLLGKKGRLSAVLGAMGKLPGEERPLVGQRANVLKTLVQQLLSERLEAVNSAAMEARIAAETLDVTAAPLGVPMGHRHPLITTTEEIVDLFCGLGYQVEEGPEVETDHHNFTALNIPPEHPARDMQDTFYLQDNLLLRTHTSPVQIRHLETNPPPVRIVAPGRVYRRDAVDATHSPVFHQVEVLAIDEGLDFSHLRGTVMQFLKAFFGDLPVRFRASYFPFTEPSAEVDVQWRGRWLEVMGCGMVDPAVLEGLGLDPDRWSGFAAGLGVERFCMVRHGIDDIRRLYTSDLRFLDQF; translated from the coding sequence TTGAGCGCCACGATCTCCCTGCAGCAGCTCACTGATCAGCTCGATGCCCTCGAGGCGGCGGCGGCGGTTGAAATCCAGGCGGCCGCCGATGCCGCTGCCCTTGAGCAGCTTCGGGTGGGCCTGTTGGGCAAGAAGGGGCGGCTGTCAGCCGTGCTCGGGGCGATGGGCAAGCTGCCGGGAGAGGAACGGCCGTTGGTGGGCCAGCGCGCCAATGTGCTGAAAACATTGGTGCAGCAGCTGCTGTCTGAGCGCCTTGAGGCGGTGAACAGTGCTGCGATGGAAGCAAGAATTGCAGCGGAAACCCTGGATGTCACGGCGGCTCCGCTGGGCGTGCCGATGGGGCACCGGCATCCGTTGATCACCACCACTGAGGAGATTGTTGATCTGTTCTGCGGCCTTGGGTATCAGGTGGAGGAAGGTCCTGAGGTGGAGACGGATCACCACAACTTCACGGCCTTGAATATTCCGCCTGAGCACCCTGCGCGAGACATGCAGGACACGTTTTATCTGCAAGACAACTTGTTGTTGCGCACCCACACCTCGCCGGTGCAGATCCGACACCTGGAAACCAATCCACCACCGGTGCGGATCGTGGCTCCAGGCCGGGTGTATCGGCGGGATGCGGTGGATGCCACCCATTCGCCTGTGTTTCATCAGGTGGAGGTGCTGGCGATCGATGAGGGCTTGGATTTCAGCCACCTGCGCGGAACGGTGATGCAGTTCCTCAAGGCGTTCTTTGGCGACCTACCGGTGCGCTTTCGCGCCAGTTACTTCCCGTTCACAGAACCCTCTGCGGAGGTGGACGTCCAATGGCGAGGGCGTTGGTTGGAAGTGATGGGGTGCGGAATGGTTGATCCGGCCGTATTGGAGGGGTTAGGCCTGGACCCCGATCGTTGGAGCGGTTTTGCGGCCGGTTTGGGCGTGGAACGGTTCTGCATGGTGCGTCATGGCATTGACGACATCCGCCGCCTGTACACCAGTGATCTACGCTTTCTTGATCAGTTTTGA